The proteins below are encoded in one region of Syntrophotalea carbinolica DSM 2380:
- a CDS encoding PLP-dependent cysteine synthase family protein produces MKTHCSMGLVNAIGNTPMVELTQLNTNPEVRIFAKLEGNNPGGSVKDRPAWHMLRKAEESGELTKGKTILEPTSGNTGIALAMIGAARGYRVKLVMPGCVSMERRAVLEAYGAEVLLSPPAEATDGAIRMAHRILEENPYKYYMPNQYANPNNPMAHYHTTGPEIFAQTDGQVDVFVAGMGTSGTLMGTGLYLKEKNPAIRIVGVEPVIGHKVQGLKNMKEAIVPEIYHPENLDTKLVIDDDKAFETARMLAIREGVFAGMSSGAAVAGALEVARGMDKGVIVTLLPDRGDRYLSTTLFRSTCACCPP; encoded by the coding sequence ATGAAAACCCATTGTTCCATGGGCCTGGTGAACGCCATAGGGAATACCCCCATGGTGGAATTGACCCAGCTCAACACCAATCCTGAAGTTCGTATTTTCGCCAAACTCGAAGGCAACAATCCCGGCGGTTCGGTCAAGGATCGGCCGGCCTGGCATATGCTCCGCAAAGCCGAAGAATCCGGAGAGCTGACCAAGGGCAAAACCATCCTGGAGCCGACTTCCGGCAATACCGGTATCGCTCTGGCCATGATCGGTGCGGCGAGAGGCTACCGCGTCAAGCTGGTTATGCCCGGCTGCGTCAGCATGGAACGCCGGGCCGTCCTGGAAGCCTACGGTGCCGAAGTGCTGCTGTCGCCGCCGGCCGAAGCGACCGACGGCGCCATTCGCATGGCGCATCGCATCCTGGAAGAAAACCCCTACAAATATTACATGCCCAACCAATATGCCAATCCGAACAATCCCATGGCCCATTATCACACCACCGGTCCGGAAATTTTTGCCCAGACCGATGGACAGGTCGATGTTTTTGTGGCCGGCATGGGAACCTCCGGGACCCTTATGGGTACTGGCCTCTATTTGAAAGAAAAGAATCCCGCCATCCGCATCGTCGGTGTCGAACCGGTCATCGGGCATAAGGTCCAGGGGTTGAAAAACATGAAGGAAGCCATCGTTCCGGAAATCTACCATCCGGAAAATCTGGATACCAAACTCGTGATCGATGACGACAAGGCCTTCGAAACGGCCCGCATGCTGGCTATCCGCGAAGGCGTGTTTGCCGGCATGTCCAGCGGTGCGGCGGTTGCCGGCGCCCTGGAAGTGGCGCGCGGCATGGACAAGGGCGTCATTGTCACCCTGTTGCCCGACCGCGGGGACCGTTACCTGAGCACCACCCTGTTTCGTTCGACCTGCGCCTGCTGCCCGCCCTGA
- a CDS encoding UbiD family decarboxylase, translated as MGYRNLTDCVRDLERTGQLRRIDVELDGELEIAAVQRRVFQAGGPALLFTRVKGCAFPMLGNLFGTMQRTRFLFRDTLPLVQRLLAFKTDPAEWLKSPGSWPGALRGALHLLPRKVGGGPVIRCRTRIDKLPGLKSWPKDGGPFITLPQVYSESIAQPGWRHSNLGMYRVQLAGNRYRPNQEIGLHYQLHRGIGIHHAEALKRNQPLRVNIFVGGPPCLTVAAVMPLPEGMPELCFAGLLGGRRIALINRAGQLPMPAEADFCISGTIVPDKLLPEGPFGDHLGYYSLQHDFPVLAVDAVYHRPDAIWPFTSVGRPPQEDSVFGAFIHELTGPMIPELVPGVHAVHAVDAAGVHPLLLAIGSERYLPYETLRQPRELLTQANALLGTGQLSLAKYLLIVARQDAPRLNIHDVAAYLRHLLERVDWRRDLHFQTRTSIDTLDYSGPDLHQGSKVVIAAAGPPIRTLSTELPCDLSLPQGFSDPRLVVPGVLAIQAPPATVNRGQADPAVESFCAFFGPEHPIRQIPWVVLVDDSRFTASHLDHFLWVAFTRSDPATDLYGVDAGTKLKHWGCSGPLVLDARLKPHHPAPLEDDPATIKRIEAMAARGGPLHGIM; from the coding sequence ATGGGTTATCGAAATCTTACCGACTGTGTCCGTGACCTGGAGCGAACCGGACAGTTGCGCCGCATCGATGTGGAACTGGATGGCGAATTGGAAATCGCCGCGGTGCAGCGGCGGGTGTTTCAGGCCGGTGGTCCGGCGCTGCTTTTTACCCGGGTTAAGGGCTGCGCCTTCCCCATGCTTGGCAACCTCTTCGGAACCATGCAGCGAACCCGGTTTCTGTTTCGGGATACGCTGCCCCTTGTGCAGCGGTTGCTGGCGTTTAAAACCGATCCCGCGGAATGGCTGAAATCCCCCGGATCCTGGCCCGGGGCTTTGCGGGGGGCGCTGCACCTGCTGCCCCGCAAGGTCGGCGGCGGTCCGGTCATCCGATGCAGAACCCGTATCGATAAACTGCCCGGTCTCAAATCCTGGCCGAAGGACGGCGGCCCCTTCATCACCCTGCCGCAGGTCTATTCGGAAAGTATCGCTCAACCCGGCTGGCGGCATTCCAATCTGGGCATGTATCGCGTCCAACTGGCCGGTAACCGCTATCGGCCCAATCAGGAAATCGGCCTCCACTATCAGCTGCACCGGGGGATCGGCATACATCACGCCGAAGCACTGAAACGAAACCAGCCTCTGCGTGTCAACATCTTTGTCGGAGGGCCGCCGTGCCTTACCGTCGCTGCGGTCATGCCGCTGCCGGAAGGCATGCCGGAGCTCTGCTTTGCCGGGTTGCTCGGTGGGCGACGCATTGCTCTGATAAACAGGGCGGGGCAGTTGCCCATGCCGGCCGAAGCCGATTTCTGCATTTCAGGCACCATTGTCCCGGATAAACTCCTGCCCGAGGGACCTTTCGGCGATCACCTCGGATACTACAGCCTGCAGCACGATTTTCCCGTGCTGGCGGTCGATGCCGTCTATCACAGGCCCGACGCCATCTGGCCTTTTACCAGTGTCGGGCGGCCGCCTCAGGAGGACAGCGTCTTCGGCGCCTTTATTCATGAATTAACCGGCCCCATGATTCCTGAACTGGTGCCTGGCGTGCACGCCGTCCATGCCGTCGATGCCGCGGGGGTGCATCCTCTGCTGCTGGCTATCGGCAGCGAGCGCTACCTGCCTTACGAGACTCTTCGCCAACCGCGGGAACTGCTGACCCAGGCCAATGCCCTGCTCGGCACCGGCCAGCTTTCGCTGGCCAAATACCTGCTGATCGTGGCCCGGCAGGATGCACCACGGCTCAACATTCACGATGTTGCGGCCTATCTGCGGCATTTGCTGGAACGGGTCGACTGGCGACGCGATCTGCACTTTCAGACCCGTACCAGCATCGACACTCTCGACTATTCCGGTCCCGACTTGCACCAAGGGTCCAAAGTCGTCATTGCCGCTGCCGGGCCGCCGATCCGGACACTGTCAACCGAACTGCCATGCGACCTGTCTTTGCCGCAGGGTTTTTCCGACCCGCGTCTAGTTGTGCCCGGGGTGTTGGCCATCCAGGCACCGCCGGCCACCGTAAACCGCGGCCAGGCCGATCCCGCGGTGGAGTCTTTCTGTGCCTTCTTCGGCCCTGAGCACCCGATACGACAAATCCCCTGGGTCGTTCTGGTGGACGACAGCCGGTTCACCGCCAGCCATCTGGATCATTTTTTGTGGGTCGCGTTTACCCGTTCCGACCCCGCCACCGACCTCTATGGAGTCGACGCCGGCACGAAACTCAAGCATTGGGGCTGCAGCGGACCGCTGGTGCTCGATGCGCGCCTCAAGCCACACCATCCGGCGCCACTGGAGGACGATCCGGCCACGATTAAACGTATCGAAGCCATGGCCGCCCGCGGCGGCCCCTTGCACGGCATCATGTAA
- a CDS encoding OmpH family outer membrane protein: protein MRRKAVLGKTAMLYGRIIVTAVLALSFAGCGANLMNGKDAEVQSVIWKNKDQFVRIENQDHDSIMVASNDHPAKLSPNLIRKTLGSLEVQFEGEENPVPVFSPEELDILGDTLSRGLAQAGPREDVTFAIAGVHQGHVGPEISTYRLFVAKDRLNLIIGTLHQEYTPNSDQSTYPLMLAGRKYTLPSNRNAQTGWTIVPRVGMKYKTNGALTSDVVTRRDWLILNPTPESFREAAQMWEDSAQFESEQQKMQRKIDKMEQSIEQMKQNSMSGAPAAAPAAAEPMGLNKIEQRLQMLQQLKNKGLINEEDFLAKKQEILDSI, encoded by the coding sequence ATGAGGCGCAAGGCTGTTCTGGGTAAAACTGCAATGCTGTATGGGCGCATAATTGTCACGGCGGTTCTGGCTCTGTCCTTTGCCGGTTGTGGTGCCAATTTAATGAACGGTAAAGACGCCGAAGTGCAGTCGGTTATATGGAAGAATAAAGATCAGTTCGTGCGTATTGAAAATCAGGATCACGACAGCATTATGGTGGCGTCCAACGATCACCCCGCCAAGCTCTCCCCCAATTTGATACGTAAGACACTTGGTTCACTGGAGGTTCAGTTTGAGGGAGAGGAGAACCCGGTGCCGGTTTTCAGCCCTGAAGAACTGGACATTCTTGGCGACACTCTCAGCCGCGGCCTGGCCCAGGCCGGTCCACGGGAGGATGTCACCTTTGCTATCGCTGGTGTTCACCAGGGGCATGTTGGCCCGGAAATCTCCACCTATCGGTTGTTTGTCGCCAAGGATCGGCTCAATCTGATTATCGGTACCCTTCACCAGGAATATACTCCGAACAGTGATCAAAGCACATATCCCCTCATGCTGGCCGGTCGCAAATATACCTTGCCCAGCAATCGCAATGCGCAAACCGGCTGGACGATTGTACCCCGGGTCGGCATGAAATATAAAACCAACGGTGCTCTTACCAGCGATGTTGTCACGCGGAGGGATTGGCTGATATTGAATCCCACACCGGAGAGTTTCCGTGAAGCGGCACAGATGTGGGAAGACAGCGCACAATTTGAATCAGAACAGCAAAAAATGCAGCGGAAAATCGATAAAATGGAACAGTCTATCGAACAGATGAAGCAGAACTCCATGTCCGGCGCACCGGCGGCGGCCCCTGCGGCGGCCGAACCGATGGGACTGAATAAAATCGAGCAGCGTCTGCAGATGCTGCAGCAACTCAAAAACAAGGGTCTGATCAATGAGGAGGATTTCCTCGCCAAAAAACAGGAAATTCTCGACAGCATCTGA